A genomic region of Metopolophium dirhodum isolate CAU chromosome 1, ASM1992520v1, whole genome shotgun sequence contains the following coding sequences:
- the LOC132935880 gene encoding uncharacterized protein LOC132935880: MFMATGESFHSLAFAFRISQSYISRIVKLVLKSLSNRLTPILLPTPTKDDMVEISKQFWKKWNFPNCVGAIDGKHIRIFSPEKSGSLYYNYKDFFSIVLLAIVDANCKFILVDIGSYGKESDSGIFNKSKMSEQMKNCEYFPPNCKIPNSEKILPYVYIGDEAFRLDPHMMRPYSKIESRNDCEKKIFNYRLSRARRTTENSFGLLSQVFRVFYTPIPIKPETVDHLILSACCLHNLLRDQYTLENTSEQHYYNFDPNDYPANNMVQLEHTGGYGNYEGFLVRDEFKQFFNSPQGTVPWQNYHTLRTDTS; this comes from the exons at gtTTATGGCAACTGGTGAATCTTTTCATTCCCTTGCTTTTGCCTTTCGTATTTCTCAAAGTTACATTTCACGTATTGTGAAGCTAGTTTTGAAAAGTTTAAGCAATCGATTAACacctattttattacctacaccAACAAAAGATGACATGGTAGAAATATCAAAACAGTTTTGGAAAAAGTGGAATTTTCCGAATTGTGTGGGTGCCATTGATGGTAAGCATATTCGTATATTTTCACCAGAGAAAAGTGgatcattatattacaattacaaaGATTTCTTCTCAATCGTTTTGTTGGCAATTGTTGATGCGAACTGCAAGTTCATTTTGGTTGACATAGGATCTTATGGTAAAGAGAGCGATAGTGGTATATTtaacaaatcaaaaatgtcagaacaaatgaaaaattgtgaatattttCCACCTAATTGCAAAATTCcaaattcagaaaaaatattgCCGTATGTATACATCGGTGATGAAGCATTTCGTTTGGACCCACACATGATGCGACCATACTCTAAAATAGAGTCTAGAAATgattgcgaaaaaaaaattttcaattatcgTTTGTCACGGGCAAGAAGAACAACTGAAAATAGCTTTGGACTATTAAGCCAGGTTTTTAGAGTGTTTTATACACCGATACCAATAAAACCAGAAACCGTCGACCATCTCATATTATCTGCATGCTGTCTTCATAATCTTTTACGTGACCAATATACTTTAGAGAATACATCAGAACAACACTATTACAATTTTGACCCAAATGATTATCCTGCTAATAATATGGTACAGCTTGAGCATACGGGAGGATATGGAAATTATGAAGGCTTTTTAGTAAGAGatgaatttaaacaatttttcaactcTCCGCAGGGTACAGTACCATGGCAAAATTATCATACATTAAGAACCGATACTTCGtaa
- the LOC132950756 gene encoding transcription factor Adf-1-like, whose product MSSNIMKTGFSTEEDKTLAELVGFHPCLFDLANPSYKNQIIKENVWKQISNELNRPVDDCKKRWKNIKDTYNKKRRGRKLGTGSATREKPSKWILEDVLTFLDTAVYERQSLTNVTNDEDEEECLNSLDNSVSQIEPENENIQLPSTLESTTEVQKSKIETTGTKRQKKTEAFIEILNQRSEERSRLLQELTNPEEAEDPIDVFFKSIALTVKQFSPQLKIKAKMEVLKIINELELLNLKPSNQTSSPSNYEFAENVSSRFQELHPINYSATSHSELNGNSSASNWSEHFQNF is encoded by the exons atgtcttcGAACATCATGAAAACGGGATTTAGTACTGAAGAAGATAAAACCTTGGCTGAACTCGTTGGGTTTCATCCATGTTTATTTGACTTGGCAAACCCTTcatacaaaaatcaaataataaaagaaaatgtatggaaacaaatttcaaacgaaTTGAACAGAccag TTGATGATTGTAAAAAGCGgtggaaaaatattaaggatacatataataaaaaaaggagAGGCAGAAAATTGGGTACTGGGTCAGCTACGAGAGAAAAACCTTCGAAATGGATACTAGAGGATGTTTTGACATTTTTGGATACAGCTGTATATGAAagaca gagcTTAACGAATGTGACAAACGATGAGGACGAGGAAGAATGTTTAAATTCATTGGATAATAGTGTTTCTCAAATTGAACCGGAAAATGAAAACATACAATTACCATCAACTTTAGAGTCTACAACAGaagttcaaaaatcaaaaatagaaACAACTGGTAcaaaacgacaaaaaaaaactgaagcaTTCATCGAAATATTGAACCAAAGAAGTGAAGAAAGAAGCCGTTTACTACAAGAGCTGACAAACCCAGAAGAAGCAGAAGACCCAATCGACGTTTTCTTCAAAAGTATAGCCCTAACAGTAAAACAGTTTTCGCCCCAACTAAAGATTAAAGCAAAAAtggaagtattaaaaataataaatgaactgGAACTTTTGAATCTTAAACCATCGAATCAGACAAGTAGTCCTTCTAATTACGAGTTTGCAGAAAATGTAAGTTCTAGGTTCCAAGAGTTACACCCGATAAATTATTCCGCCACATCACATTCTGAGCTCAATGGAAACTCATCAGCATCCAATTGGTcggaacattttcaaaatttttaa